Proteins from a genomic interval of Fusarium oxysporum Fo47 chromosome I, complete sequence:
- a CDS encoding uncharacterized protein (uncharacterized ACR, YagE family COG1723-domain containing protein): protein MASKQRPSVLVTDARQRPPQRRVLQRQNTGAGAGGSQAPMRFMTVDNVLQYNSQIPSGQPRGPPAPVPPGRHPGPAGGALSRRVSSGGLPNAQSRTGQPMPSRTTKISEKLVLLPETGDNDDDVDEEIESESVLARRVHDDENRPLKDEELDVLKKRGGIRGKSFAERLSKMQRTDKVSRLTAYCTAQAYKIKPTAEFLRKKHEAKTKIYDDCLYVIYALPLLNGTDGYRVRSRPILKTPGTGKTVLDLEIERSEQRDHHEGYFEDDAYENPSPERGHEMPSHFTDRPSTPERSNPFRHDDDVSSMNRLAPDAKNFAEMFVYSYGVVVFWNFTEHQEKDILADLTFADADAAENGATSLLTRPLDQEDYETEEFHFEYSADIKRPRIFNDMITLLPRSDHMIKLTISHAIAQSTRLCFFEERMSETMISAQHVPKTLALTGELNMTRTEIVRMLGQLFKSRVDINLSSNILDVPNFFWDSEPTLHPLYAAIREYLEIDPRIKVLNERCRVFLDLAEILSDSVADAKMSYITWIIIVLIIVSIMVTVTEVAIRFGMLSKAKGTGIDPTIIVPALGDGVSGQGHVALPPSDLEILAQTLGLQSNASFDDVQQSILALQEKTLPDASFVHDSHEDV from the exons ATGGCGTCAAAGCAACGTCCATCAGTCCTG GTTACGGACGCGAGACAGAGACCACCTCAAAGAAGAGTTCTTCAACGACAGAATACTGGTGCAGGCGCCGGTGGATCTCAGGCGCCAATGCGGTTCATGACCGTCGACAATGTTCTTCAGTACAACTCTCAAATCCCTTCAGGCCAGCCACGTGGTCCTCCAGCACCAGTTCCCCCAGGGCGACACCCAGGTCCCGCAGGCGGTGCCCTAAGTCGCCGAGTCTCTTCAGGCGGTCTACCTAATGCTCAGTCTCGTACCGGCCAGCCAATGCCCTCGAGAACGACAAAGATAAGCGAGAAGCTGGTCCTTCTTCCGGAAACAGGCGATAACGACGATGACGTCGACGAGGAAATCGAGAGCGAGTCGGTGCTCGCGCGCCGCGTACACGACGATGAGAATCGACCTCTGAAAGATGAAGAGCTGGATGTCCTCAAGAAACGGGGTGGAATCCGCGGCAAGAGCTTTGCTGAGAGGTTGTCCAAGATGCAAAGAACAGATAAGGTTAGCAGACTGACAGCCTACTGTACTGCGCAAGCCTACAAGATCAAACCGACCGCGGAGTTCCTGCGCAAGAAACATGAGGCTAAAACAAAAATTTACGACGACTGTCTATACGTCATCTACGCCTTGCCACTACTCAACGGTACTGATGGTTATCGAGTACGAAGCCGACCTATTCTCAAGACTCCTGGAACTGGAAAGACGGTACTAGACCTGGAAATCGAACGTAGTGAGCAACGGGACCACCATGAGGGATACTTCGAGGATGATGCATACGAAAACCCTAGTCCTGAGCGTGGCCATGAAATGCCTTCTCATTTTACTGATCGCCCATCAACTCCTGAGCGCAGCAACCCCTTCCGCCACGACGACGACGTCTCATCCATGAACCGACTTGCGCCCGACGCAAAGAACTTTGCCGAAATGTTTGTCTACTCCTACGGTGTCGTTGTATTCTGGAACTTTACCGAGCACCAAGAGAAGGATATCCTTGCCGACTTAACTTTTGCCGATGCCGACGCTGCGGAGAATGGCGCTACTAGTCTTCTCACTCGACCCTTGGACCAGGAGGACTATGAGACTGAGGAGTTCCACTTCGAGTACAGCGCTGATATCAAGCGTCCTCGCATCTTTAACGACATGATCACTCTGCTCCCGCGATCTGACCACATGATAAAACTCACCATCAGCCATGCTATTGCACAAAGTACACGGCTGTGTTTCTTTGAAGAACGCATGAGTGAGACTATGATAAGTGCTCAGCATGTACCCAAGACACTGGCTCTAACAGGAGAGCTTAACATGACCCGTACTGAAATTGTGCGTATGTTGGGCCAACTCTTCAAGAGCCGGGTCGATATCAATCTCT CTTCCAATATCCTCGATGTTCCCAACTTCTTCTGGGACTCTGAACCAACTTTACATCCTCTCTATGCCGCCATCCGCGAGTACCTTGAGATCGACCCGCGCATCAAGGTTCTCAACGAGCGATGCCGTGTCTTCCTCGATCTAGCTGAGATATTGTCCGACTCCGTTGCCGACGCAAAGATGAGCTACATCACTTGGATCATCATTGTCCTGATTATCGTTAGTATCATGGTTACCGTTACCGAAGTAGCCATCCGTTTCGGCATGCtcagcaaggccaagggtACTGGCATTGATCCTACCATTATTGTGCCTGCTCTTGGTGATGGTGTATCGGGACAAGGCCATGTTGCCTTGCCACCAAGTGACCTCGAAATACTAGCGCAGACATTGGGCCTGCAATCTAACGCCTCGTTCGACGATGTTCAGCAGAGCATCTTAGCTCTTCAAGAGAAGACTCTTCCTGATGCCTCTTTTGTACATGATTCGCACGAGGATGTCTGA